AAAAAGTCTAAAGGTGATTATATTGTATGTCTTGATGGAGACTGTATACCTGAACTCCACTTTATCGAAGATCATACTGCTCTGGCTCAACAAGGTTTTTTCTTTCAAGGAAAAAGAGTTATGGTCGGTAAGCAAGCTTCTGAATATTTTACCCATGAATATGCAAAGATGTCGGCAAAATTGATGCGAATAATCTTAAAAGGAGGCTTTTCAAACTGGTATCATGTTTTTAGACTGCCTAAGTTTCCAGCATATTCTTCGTTAAGTTTAAGTGGTATTAGAAGCTGCAATATGGCATTTTTTCGTGAAAGCATATATGGCGTTAATGGTTTTAATCAAGATTTTGTGGGCTGGGGGAGGGAAGATTCCGAGCTTGCTGTTAGATTTTATGGTTTTGGACTTAAAAGGAAAATACATCCTTTTATGGCTGTTTGTTTTCACATGTGGCATGAAGAGTATAGCAGAGAAAGGCTTAATATTAATAATGAGCTTTTGAGAAAGGCTATTGAATCAAAAAAATATTTTTGTTCTAATGGACTTCGATAATTTTGGTGGTAAATGGTGATTTGTGAATTTTTTAAAAGCTTAGACGTTGAAAAATCTATATTTTATGTGTTTTGCGCTGCTTTTTTTTGTATGCCTATAGGAACTGCTTTTTTTACAGCGTTCGGAGTTTTATCAGTAATACTTTGTTTTTTTTCAGGTTTAGGCTTTAAAAAAATTCCAGTTTTTATCAAACAGTCTTGGTTTTGGCCTGTTTTAGGAATGATTTTGGTTCATTGGCTTGGCTTTTTATACTCCCCTGATCCTTTAGGCTTTGGAATACAATACGCTCAAAAAACTCATTATTGGCTTTATTGCATAGCGATAGCTTCAATCAAAATAGATGATAAAAGATTTGTGCTTTTGCTTAAATGTTTTATATCTGCTCTTTTTTTTAACTCCATTTTGGCTTTATTTCAGTTCACAGGAGTTATTTCAGGAGAAAATGGTGAATGCACAGGCTTTGGAGTTGGATATAGAACTTTATCAGCTTATTTAATTATAGGTATGCTTATAATTTCATATAAATTAAAGAGTTGTAGTTCGAATAAAACTAAATATTTTTTATATTTTTTATTAGTTATATTTTTTTTGAATTTAATAATACTAAAAGGCAGAACAGGGTATATAACTTTTTTAGCGGTTTCTCCTTTTATTCTTCATAATATTTTTAAAAAAATTAATGTCCCAAAAATTTTTTTAATATATTTACTTATAACTGGAGCAATGTTTATGTCTCCAATTTTTAGGGAAAGGATTTCTCTTTCTTTGGAACAAATAAAATTCCACATTAATGCTGATCCTGATATTGCTTGGGGTAAGGGATATACTGTTAATCAGGATAGATTTTATATGTGGCATGGAGCTGTCCTTATTTTTATTGAAAATCCTTTGATCGGTGCAGGTACAGGAGGTTACCCTATTGCTATGAAGAAAATAGGAAAACCTGAATGGCCAACTTTAAGGCATCCTCATAACGATTTCTTATATATGGCTTCAAGTTTTGGAATAATTGGTGTCTATTTATATTTTTGGATTTTTGGAGAAGCATTAAAAAATTTATGGATGTATAAAGACTATCTGTTAGGAAATTTTATTTTTTCAGGCATAATTGTTATATTAGTGAGTGGTATTACCAATGCTCAAATACTTGATGCGGGGATGGCTTTTCTTTTTGTCATTTTAATTGGACTTCAAAAAATGCTTCCAAAGTTTGATTATGTCTAAATTATGAAAAGAAATTTGAACCCTAAAACTTAAGGCTATATGAAATTATCCTTGAAATAACGATTTAAAATATATATAAAAAAATACTCTTGTAAGGTTTGCAATAAATAAAGAGTTTTTTTGTCTTTCTCAAGCAATCTACCTTATTTTTAATAACAGTATTTTTAGGAGAGTCATGCCATGATTTTTGAAGACGACGAAACCCTGCAAATGTATGTTGAAGAATCCCTTGAACATCTTTCTGATATTGAAAATGACCTTCTTGCTGTAGAACAAGGAGGGGCTGATATAAATGAAGAGTTAGTTAATAAAGTTTTTAGAGCAGCTCATTCTATTAAGGGTGGTGCAGGCTTTATGGGCCTTACTACTATAAAAGAACTATCCCATAAAGTTGAAAATATTCTTGGCATGGTAAGAAGCAGAGAAATTGTTCCTGACCCTGATATTGTAAGTGTTTTATTAAAGGCATTTGATAAACTTAGAGATTTAATAAATAATATAGAAAAAAGCAATGATATTGATGTAAAAAGTTACCTTGATGCACTATTAGCTATTACAACAGACTCCCTTCCTGAAAATAAAAAAGATAGTGCTCAACAGTTTATTGATATTTTTCTGCCTGATGGGAGAATTGTATTTAAAGTATCAAAGCTAGATATAGATCTTGCTTTTAAAGAAGGAAAATATGTCTACCTAGTAGAATATGACCTTTTGCATGATATCCAGCAAAAAGGTAAAACGCCTATGGGTGTTATTACTGTCCTTCAACATAGTGGTGTTATCATTGAATCTAAAATTGATGTTGAAAAAGTAGGAACCCTTGATATCACATCTCCTTATAAAATACCTTTTTATATTTTATATGCATCAATTATTGAGCCTGAAATAATTTCTACTTTATTTGATATAGATGAAAAATACGTTCATACATTAACAGAGGATATAATTTTTTCTTTCCCAAAAAAAGAGATAGTATCACCTAAGGAAGAAATAGAAAAACTTGTAACCGATAATACTAAGAAGGGGGCTATTAATCCTCTTAATCTTCTTCATGATGTAACTGAAAAAAAGGAAGAATTTAAAAAACAAATTATTGATACATTTGTTGAAGAGACGTCTATTTTTCAAGATGATTCAATCAATGATGCCACAGATGATGTACCAGATAAACAAGTTTCTCCAATTGATCCACGTCAAGCAAAGGCTCAAACATCTTTAAGGGTTAATGTAAGTATTTTAGATGCACTCATGACTCTTGCAGGAGAGTTAGTTTTAAGCCGAAATCAGCTTTTACAAGGAATAACTGCATCAAACACAAGAGCTATTGAAATTGCAAGTCAAAGAATCGATATGGTTACTTCAGAACTCCAAGAAGCTATAATGCGGACTCGTATGCAGCCTATTGGAAATGTTTTTAATAAATTTCCAAGAGTTGTTCGAGACCTTGCAAGAGACCTTGGTAAACAGGTAAATATAGTAATTGAAGGAAAAGAAGTTGAGCTTGATAAAACTATAATTGAAGCTATAAGTGATCCTCTAACCCATTTAGTACGAAATTCCGTTGACCACGGCATAGAAACTCCGGACGTAAGGGAGCGGATTAAGAAGAGTCCTATTGGAACAGTTAAGCTTAAAGCCTTCCATGAAGCAGGTCAGGTTAACATAGAAATAGAAGATGATGGAAAAGGTTTAGATGCGAATAAAATTGCAGCATCTGCTGTAAAAAAAGGAGTAGCAATTGAACAACAAGCCGCAATGATGAGCGAAAAAGAAAAGCAGGCATTAATATTCCTTCCAGGCTTTTCCACTGCCGAAAAAGTTACCGATGTTTCTGGCAGAGGTGTTGGCATGGATGTTGTCAAGACAAATCTTGATAGGCTTGGAGGAACTGTAGATATTGATTCAAAAGTGGGTAGGGGTACTATAGTACGGATAAAGTTGCCTTTGACCCTTGCTATAATTCCTTGTCAGATTATATCTGTTGGAAATGAGAGGTACGCAATACCTCAAGTTAATCTTGATGAACTTTTAAGAATACCAGCATCTCAAGTTAAAGATAGAATTGAAAAAGTTGGTGACGCAGAAGTCGTAAGACTTAGAGGTAATCTATTACCTTTACTTAACTTATCTGATGTGTTGAGCATAAGGCAAAAATATGTTGAACTTGAAGATGGGAAAAAATTGATAGATAGAAGAAAAAATCTTTCTGACAGGAGAGGGAAAAGAGGCGAAAATGAAAATTTATTCCAAGAAGAGGGAAATAAATCTCAACAAGAGCCGTCTTTACCAAGAAGACAGGTTGATAGACGTTTCCATGCAAACAGTGCAATTAATATTGCAGTAGTATCAGCCGGAACATTTAAATACGGTCTTGTAGTTGATCAACTACGTGATTCTGAAGAAATAGTTGTAAAACCCCTTGGAAGACATTTGAAAGGATGCAGCGGGTATATTGGTGCAACAATAATGGGAGATGGAAAAGTAGCATTAATACTTGATGTGGCAAGTCTTGCAAAGATGGCTGAACTTTCTTCTGTCATTGGAACTGAAAAGGGTTCAATTTCTGATCGAGATAAGCTTGAATTACAAAAAGCTTCTAAAGATAGAGCTTCATGGCTGTTATTTAGAAATGCTGAAGATGAACAATTTGCTGTTCCTTTAGGTCTTGTTGAGCGTATTGAAAGAATAAAAGTAAGCGAAATAGAACAAGTAGGTGGTAAAAAAGTTATACAATGCAGGGGCGGAACATTACCTTTATACGCTTTATCAGAAGTAGCCAAAGTAAAACCTATTAATGAGAAAAAACAATTAGAAGTTATAGTATTTACGCTTGCAAACAGGGAAGTTGGCCTTCTTGCTACCCCTCCCATTGATGCTGTAGATGTCTCTATAACTATAGATTCATTTACTTTAAAACAATCTGGTATTATGGGTTCTGCAATTATAAACAATAGAACTACTTTGCTTGTAGATATATATGAATTTGTTAGAATATTAAATCCTGACTGGTTTAAAAATCAAAAATTTACAAGAAAAGAAGAGCAAAAAAAGGCAACTATTCTATTCGCAGAAGATTCAGCCTTTTTCAGAGAACAGGTTAAAAATTTCTTCATTGATCATGGATTTGAAGTAATTGAAGCAGAGGATGGCGCTGAAGCATGGGAACTTTTACAGCAACATCACGACAGCATAGATATTGTTGTGACTGATCTTGAAATGCCTAATATGAATGGTTTCCAGCTTACTCAAAAAATAAGGGAAAATAAACAGTTCGCTCATTTCCCTGTTATAGCTTTAACATCTCTTGCAGGAGATGAAGACAAAGCTAAAGGCAAGTCTGTAGGAATAGATGACTATCAAATTAAATTAGATAGAGAAAATGTTCTTAACAGTGTTATTAAACATATAAGTTGAGAGAGTGGGCGGTATTTAGTTAATTAGCTATATTATATATATAAAGCTTGGAGATATATAAATGGAAAAGGAAAAGGTAGGCATTAGTAGAAAAAAAGTTGAAAGTAAAAAAATGGAGCTGGCTACTTTTTACGTAGGTGAAGCTTTATGTGGAATTGATATATTAAATATTCAAGAAATAAATAAAAACGTAGATGTAACATGGGTTCCTCAAGCTCCAGAATATGTTCTTGGTGTCCTTAACCTTAGGGGTAGAATAGTTACGGTTATGGATCTTGGAAAAAAATTGGGTCTTTTTTCCATAGAACCTAGTAAAACTAATAGAAACATCATAGTTGATTCAAATGATGAACATATAGGTCTAATTGTATCAAAAATTAGTGATGTTTTAGTTGCAGAAGCCGATAGTATTGAGCCCGCTCCAGCTAATATTGGCGGAGTTCAAGGTAGGTTTTTTGTTGGAGTATTTAAAACTGAAAAAACCCTTGTAGGTATTTTAGATGTTGAAGAAGTATTGAAGGAGTAGTTGCTTGTCTTGATTAATTTTAACATAATTTTCATCCGAAAGGTTTTTAAGTGAATGATTTAAGAGTGTTAGTAGTAGATGATACTATTATGTTCCGAAAAATTGTAAGTGATGTATTATCGGAAATTCCAGGAGTTAAAGTCGTTGGAACGGCAAATAATGGAAAAATAGCTTTAGGTAAGATTAATAATTTAAATCCTAATCTTATTACTCTTGATATTGAAATGCCTGAAATGAACGGAATTGAAGTTTTGGAAATTATTCAAAAGCAATATCCTGATATTGGAGTAATAATGCTTAGCAGTCTTACCTATGAGGGCGGAGAAATGACTATAAAAGCTCTTGAACTTGGAGCTTTTGATTTTATTACTAAACCTCAATCAGGAAATTTAACTGAAAATAAACTGACTATAAAGAACAACCTTATCCCGATTTTAAATGCATTTAAAAGACGTTTAGAAATAAAAACTATACTAAAAGGCAGAGTTGCTTCAGCTATTCAAAAAAAGGAAGTGAAAGAGACTCCCAAAATTATAATTCCGTCAAGGGATATTTTAAAAGAACCGATTTATTCGGATGATGCTGTTCATAGATTAAATAGATTTTCAAGCAAAATAAAACAAAAGCCAGATATTATTGCAATAGGTATATCAACCGGAGGGCCAAGCGCCCTTGCTCATATGATGCCTAATATTCCGTCAGATATAGGAATTCCAATATTGATTGTTCAACATATGCCTCCTATTTTTACTCAGTCCCTTGCAAGAAGTTTAAGCTCGAAATGTTCTATTTCAGTTAAAGAAGCAAGCGAAGGAGATATTCTTTTACCTAATATCGCTTTTATAGCACCTGGAGGTAAACAAATGAAACTTTCAAAAAGTTATGATGGAAGAAATATAGTTGTAAGAATTACCGATGATCCTCCAGAAAATAGTTGTAAGCCTTCTGTTGATTTTTTATTTCGATCTATCGCTGATTTTTTTCCTGGTAAAGTAACCGCTGTTATTATGACTGGTATGGGATCTGACGGAACTAATGGTTTAAAAATTCTTAAAAGTAACGGAGCGTTTATTATAGCTCAAAATGAAGAAACGTGTACAGTTTTTGGTATGCCTAAAGTTCCAATTGAGCTTGGTATAGTAGATGTTATCGCGCCTCTTGACCAAATAGCAACTGAAATTGTCAAGACAGTTAAGAGATGTTGTTAGGCAAAATATGATTAAAATAACCGATAATGATTTCAATCTTTTATCAAA
The Desulfobacterales bacterium genome window above contains:
- a CDS encoding chemotaxis protein CheW, producing MIFEDDETLQMYVEESLEHLSDIENDLLAVEQGGADINEELVNKVFRAAHSIKGGAGFMGLTTIKELSHKVENILGMVRSREIVPDPDIVSVLLKAFDKLRDLINNIEKSNDIDVKSYLDALLAITTDSLPENKKDSAQQFIDIFLPDGRIVFKVSKLDIDLAFKEGKYVYLVEYDLLHDIQQKGKTPMGVITVLQHSGVIIESKIDVEKVGTLDITSPYKIPFYILYASIIEPEIISTLFDIDEKYVHTLTEDIIFSFPKKEIVSPKEEIEKLVTDNTKKGAINPLNLLHDVTEKKEEFKKQIIDTFVEETSIFQDDSINDATDDVPDKQVSPIDPRQAKAQTSLRVNVSILDALMTLAGELVLSRNQLLQGITASNTRAIEIASQRIDMVTSELQEAIMRTRMQPIGNVFNKFPRVVRDLARDLGKQVNIVIEGKEVELDKTIIEAISDPLTHLVRNSVDHGIETPDVRERIKKSPIGTVKLKAFHEAGQVNIEIEDDGKGLDANKIAASAVKKGVAIEQQAAMMSEKEKQALIFLPGFSTAEKVTDVSGRGVGMDVVKTNLDRLGGTVDIDSKVGRGTIVRIKLPLTLAIIPCQIISVGNERYAIPQVNLDELLRIPASQVKDRIEKVGDAEVVRLRGNLLPLLNLSDVLSIRQKYVELEDGKKLIDRRKNLSDRRGKRGENENLFQEEGNKSQQEPSLPRRQVDRRFHANSAINIAVVSAGTFKYGLVVDQLRDSEEIVVKPLGRHLKGCSGYIGATIMGDGKVALILDVASLAKMAELSSVIGTEKGSISDRDKLELQKASKDRASWLLFRNAEDEQFAVPLGLVERIERIKVSEIEQVGGKKVIQCRGGTLPLYALSEVAKVKPINEKKQLEVIVFTLANREVGLLATPPIDAVDVSITIDSFTLKQSGIMGSAIINNRTTLLVDIYEFVRILNPDWFKNQKFTRKEEQKKATILFAEDSAFFREQVKNFFIDHGFEVIEAEDGAEAWELLQQHHDSIDIVVTDLEMPNMNGFQLTQKIRENKQFAHFPVIALTSLAGDEDKAKGKSVGIDDYQIKLDRENVLNSVIKHIS
- a CDS encoding O-antigen ligase family protein — its product is MVICEFFKSLDVEKSIFYVFCAAFFCMPIGTAFFTAFGVLSVILCFFSGLGFKKIPVFIKQSWFWPVLGMILVHWLGFLYSPDPLGFGIQYAQKTHYWLYCIAIASIKIDDKRFVLLLKCFISALFFNSILALFQFTGVISGENGECTGFGVGYRTLSAYLIIGMLIISYKLKSCSSNKTKYFLYFLLVIFFLNLIILKGRTGYITFLAVSPFILHNIFKKINVPKIFLIYLLITGAMFMSPIFRERISLSLEQIKFHINADPDIAWGKGYTVNQDRFYMWHGAVLIFIENPLIGAGTGGYPIAMKKIGKPEWPTLRHPHNDFLYMASSFGIIGVYLYFWIFGEALKNLWMYKDYLLGNFIFSGIIVILVSGITNAQILDAGMAFLFVILIGLQKMLPKFDYV
- a CDS encoding chemotaxis protein CheW, with amino-acid sequence MEKEKVGISRKKVESKKMELATFYVGEALCGIDILNIQEINKNVDVTWVPQAPEYVLGVLNLRGRIVTVMDLGKKLGLFSIEPSKTNRNIIVDSNDEHIGLIVSKISDVLVAEADSIEPAPANIGGVQGRFFVGVFKTEKTLVGILDVEEVLKE
- a CDS encoding chemotaxis response regulator protein-glutamate methylesterase; this translates as MNDLRVLVVDDTIMFRKIVSDVLSEIPGVKVVGTANNGKIALGKINNLNPNLITLDIEMPEMNGIEVLEIIQKQYPDIGVIMLSSLTYEGGEMTIKALELGAFDFITKPQSGNLTENKLTIKNNLIPILNAFKRRLEIKTILKGRVASAIQKKEVKETPKIIIPSRDILKEPIYSDDAVHRLNRFSSKIKQKPDIIAIGISTGGPSALAHMMPNIPSDIGIPILIVQHMPPIFTQSLARSLSSKCSISVKEASEGDILLPNIAFIAPGGKQMKLSKSYDGRNIVVRITDDPPENSCKPSVDFLFRSIADFFPGKVTAVIMTGMGSDGTNGLKILKSNGAFIIAQNEETCTVFGMPKVPIELGIVDVIAPLDQIATEIVKTVKRCC
- a CDS encoding glycosyltransferase family 2 protein, whose product is MKISVIVTTYNRPQVLKEVLKSLKKQTIYPFEVIVADDGSEPETAQVVNDLSRICPFKIAHVWQEDIGFRAAMIRNKAIKKSKGDYIVCLDGDCIPELHFIEDHTALAQQGFFFQGKRVMVGKQASEYFTHEYAKMSAKLMRIILKGGFSNWYHVFRLPKFPAYSSLSLSGIRSCNMAFFRESIYGVNGFNQDFVGWGREDSELAVRFYGFGLKRKIHPFMAVCFHMWHEEYSRERLNINNELLRKAIESKKYFCSNGLR